A segment of the Capra hircus breed San Clemente chromosome 24, ASM170441v1, whole genome shotgun sequence genome:
ACAAAAGTGCTTTTATTGCTTGGACTTCTGAGACCAAAAGGAGTGAAACTGTATGCTTCATTTAGACAAAAATTCTGTGACTTTGATCAAAGAAAAATCCTTAAAGTGTTTTCAGCGTGGTTACCAAAGTCTTAAGAAACACAtatcttgataaatatttgatactgatatttgactttaaaattttttaattaaggaaaagTCAGTGCCCAAAGCCAAATAACTTCTGTAATAATTTAGAAATCTGGGCCTAATGGGCATTTACTTTCTCAGCCTTCAAGGAATTCGCCTAATCTGAAGCACGTTTTCCGTCTTGGGGCTTTTCGTGTTGCTGCAGTGGTTAATAGGGACCACTTGGGATTTATCTAACCTCACTttaattgttaaatatttttgaggCAATTTATTTGGAAAGAATGACAGACATGAAactttttataaatattactCTGAAAAACTAAATCTTACTAGAAAATGTTACACAAATTGAAATTTGAACCTTTTGAAGAAGTAATTTTGCATTTCGGTTACCTCAAGAAAGCTGGGAATATTTAGGAAACGGGTGAATTGTCTTTTAAAGGGCAAGAAAATTAGGGCAGCTCTTTCTAGAGTTTGATCAGATGGGTAAGGATGTTAGAAGCTAGATGCAGCCTATAAATCTACGTTAGTGTGGAAAAAAGAGAGACCAAGGAAGATGTGGGCCAGATTAATTTCAGTGGATTATGTGTAACATAGTATGTTTGGAAACTGATGATCTTTAAAAAGGCTTATTTGATATCATGGTTagcttgagcaagttatttaacttctctgacaTTGAgctcctcatttgtgaaatggaagTAGTATTTTGGGGTGGGGAGATTTACTCTGAATCAGGCACCTTCCTATTACTGTAGGTAGACTGTAAAAGTCTCCTCACCCTGATTCCTTATTCCTCATTGCTTAAATGCTGCTTTATTCTGGAAGGTAAGTGGTGGACAGTTAGATACTGTTACTGAATGCCATGGAAAATCCTTATCTTTCAAGTGGTCTTATTACACATTTCAGAATATTGTTTTACATATTCTGAGCACGActgggtgcatgctcagtcatgtctgactctttgaaacccccatggactatatgcagcccaccagccttctctgtcctggagtgggttgccatttcctcctccagaggatcttcccaagtcagggattgaacccatgtcttctgcactggcaggtggattctctaccattgagccacccgggaagcccgtTGTTCTACCTAAGTGCTCTCTAAAAACACTTCTTAAGTCTTCTTGGAAACCTCTAGCTCACAGAATGAAGTGAATCGCTGCAGTAGGGGAGTCTGCAAGCTGGTGAAGCAGTGAGGATCCTGTGATTGCAAACAGTTTCCCTTGTAAATCTTGTCTTAACAGGTGGTTCTATCAAGGCCCTAATCCCTACAGCGGAGCCCAGGACTGGCTTTATTCAGGCAGCTACTGGGACAGAAACTACTTCAATTTGCCtgacatttattaaaatgtagaCAAGTTGGGGCGTTTTGACTCATCTGCAGATAAGTCTTAAacctatgttttaaaattttcttccttggtttctactcatcttttaaaaaaaacagaaaaaaaccctCTCATGATAACTTGCACCTCACCCAACAGAAGCGGGGTATAGGGTGATACCAGTGATGAAAGTCTTAGGAAAAATGGGTAATTCTGCTATCCGGTCGTGCTTCTTTGGAATACTGTTTTATACAGAGGTATGGGAAACTGCTGGCAAATATGCTTTTGATGGTTGCTGTTGCCATATTTACCGAAGCTTTATACCTAAATGTAACTTTAGCTTTATGGAATTATATAGTAACCCAAATCaagttattttgaatatttttatgctGCCATGCTTGAATGTTTTAGATTTAACTTTGAAATGTCTAAAATTCTCCTATACAAGGTTTATATGCTCAAATATAGAGAAGGTGTATGTCATTTTGTAAAGACACTGAAAAGATGGCTTTTCTTTACACTAATCCTCTCAATTTTGCCCCCTCCCatccctaaaaagaaaaaaaaatgcctgaatGTTTGGAAGAGACATTCCTAATTTGAAaattcaaaactggaaaaggtatttcatttgcttattttagtACTCTGAATTTACTTTTACAATTTTCTATAATTAATGTCATTAGAATTAAAAGGTGTTTGAATTGTATGtttgaaaatatgtataaaacCTAGCAATTCACAAAAGTACCATAGAAATAGAGGTTTTAGGCACCATCATTACATAATGACAAACCTTTTTAAATGCTTCAACTTCCAGTGGCAaatgccaccagggaaactcaattGTATTCATGTATTATAAATATCAAACTATATAAAAGGAGGTCTTGTGCATTTCAGGTTTTCAAGGCACCTGTGTACTTAGGATATGTACGGAGACCTACTGTACAGTAGCTTTGCCCCTTTAATTGGGGTACAttaatcatatggtatttatctacCCAACCCCAGACTGAGATTTTGCTCCTAAGGGCCTTAGGTTAACTGCCAGTAAGTTATTTCAATGGCTGTCTCAAAGTTAACAAGTGTTATAATGAAATAATCTACCTGATGCTAATAAAGGCTTTAGAATGTTCTAAACAGTGTGGTTTCAtttaaactttcaaatatactCATAATTGCAATTCATGTGATCCTAAATTGTCAAGAGTGTCCTTACAAAGAAGTCCCTGTGGTGCCAGAGTTCGCACTGAGTGTCTTCTAGGTAAGTACAATAGAAGAATATGGTGCCCCTGTATTCACTCGGTGTGAATGCCAGGGAATGAGTAATTGGAAAACCTTGCTAGAAAACTGCTCGagtggaaatatatttttttttttacaatgtgtGCTTAAGACCTGGTTATGTTGTTTCTATACCCACTAAGTTacaaaataagcaagatgacaaggTTTTATGCTTGCATGAAGTTTATTGATATAGTGCACTTGGTGGCAGACTCCACCTTGAACGTCGACTCAAACAATGTCATTTTCGGCATCTGTTAGGAATAATGTAAACAGTAAATTGTTTATTCATACAACTGAACATGTAAAATGAGTGGATGACCCTGCTCTGCTAAGCTCATAACTAATGTTACCTGTGCATGTGCACTAAAATATCCTGGCATCTCATGCTCAAGACAGCCATTTGGACAGTTCCACCGAAGTCTACAAAGTGTGTGAGTAAGTAAATGTCCTAAGGTATTTTGAAAACAGTGCCTCCTTAAATATAGTCATTATGCCACTTGAACTTGCCTCTAATTGACATCGAGCTTCTGGGGTTCAGACGCTATCTTCTGGTTCCCCACTGAACTCTTAATCCCATCTTTTCATTTGGAGCAGTCCCTCTTCCATCTGACTTCACCTTAAGGGTCTCTCGTCTGTTCTTTCCtgcctttggactctgtgggctcCTTGCGTGGCCAGCTCCTCCTAGGCACATGTCTGTTTACATTGGGACCAGAACACCTCCTCTAATAGACGAGGGTCTGCATCAGTACCTCTGTGCTCGCTTATGTGGTAATAAGTACTGGTTGAAGAAAAAGGTACTGATTTGTGAGGATAAAACTACAGTTAACACTGCTTTTTTAGTTCTTTAATGTGTCTCCACCCTCTTTGTTCTGCTCTGAGTACTCACTGTACGAGGGAGCACACTTACCACATGGACCGAGTGCTCCTAAGGGTGCTCCCTCTAGAATTGCTCAACTTGCTCCTCCCCGCCCTTTAAACCTGCCAACTAGATTACAATGCCCACGTAAGACtatctttttgtgactccatcCCTTTGGCATCTTCTGCAGGGCTAGACACAGGACTAGGTGTTCAAAGGTAAAGGAGCTGGTTGGTGCACGTTTGACACCAGAGCCTTGGTGAGCATCCCTGGTGCTGTGTGCCTGCCATGCACCGAGTAGTAACTGGGCGTCAGGGAGGCATGCACTCAGCTCACTGTCTTAAAATACCTTTGTCTACAGGTCAacaaatcaaattgccaagaaCGCACAATAATGTGTTAAGGCCCAGGTACACGAGGAGAATTTACCTGCCAGTTTTAAGTTTCTGCTCTGCGAACATGGGCAGTAGTCACGGTTATTTCTCCAGCAATACCGTAACTTCCAAAGGGAGAACGTTTGTCACCAGATCCTGAACCTTTTTTGGCTACATCTTCTACCGGGAAAGCAACAGAAAGAAACACTGGGCTTTTTGGTCTGGGCACATCTTGTCCACTTGGAGGAGGACTAGCATTCTGGGGGGCGGGGACGTGTTTCGGGAATCTCTGATCTGCAGGAAGAGCAATGGGCACTTGCACTGCGGCATATCTCTTCACGGCCTCTGACTGGGAAACAACAGCGTGTCCAGGAACAGGCTTCCAATCCTGTGCTTCCTGAACATTTGAGCCTACTAAAATAAAAGGCGGGGCACTGGTCTTCTTGCTGTCGTCCATCATCACATAAGTTGGAGAAGTAACTTTCGGTGGATGCTGCAGAAACTGTGGATCCTTAGGATTAGAAAGATAGAGGGTCGCCTGGGGGAAAGGCCCAGGTGCAGGTGGCGGTGATGGGTGGCCTTGTTGATTCATATCAGTTAGACAATAAAGGGTCCACATGTTAGAATATGGTGGTGGTTGTCCTGCTTCGCTTGCTGCTAtcgctacaaaaaaaaaaaaatttgcaggcGTTAAAGGTTTGGTCTCTGTATCAGGCGCTATGCACAgaaatgtcttaattttttttttttacatataaacaAACAGCTATAGTAATATGTGCCATAAAGCATGCTATAGAGAGGGCTAAATAAAACGTGTTTGgtaatgtgaaagaagagagattCTCTACAGTTGGAAAATGAGAACAGTGTTTTGATAGCAAGTGGCAGGGACACTTGGGTTGTGGCTGAGGAGCAGTCTCATTCTAAGCTGCTGTTTCCAGGAACTTAACTTTAGACCTGGCTTCTCCAGGGTCCTCAGGAAATGAAGAGTCAGCACTTCCAGCTCCACCAAAAGAATCAACTTAAGAGCGTGTGAAGCCACTGGAAAAAGAGTTAATGTATCTGCATAATAATAATTCTCTTCTCGGAAGAAATCGGCACTCAGCACTAGGTGGCATCTTTTGATCACATAATCAGGTATCTCGGGCCCTCGCAGGTGCCATCGTAGCCTGCCAGTTGGTCACCACACACAAAACATCACATACTCTAGGACTCAGTACTTGACAGCACTGCTCGGGCTTGGGCGAGACTTGAAATTATAGGTCCTAGGTGGCAGTAGAAGGCTGCGTGTTCGCACAGTGGctctttaagaagaaaaaaaaggtctTGGGGTGCCATCCATCCACTTCCACCAAGGATGCTATCATGTCAGGTTAGAGTTGCCTACTTGAAGCCAGTGCTGTTGTGGAGAACTGAGTCCCAGAAGATGGGACAGAAGAGCAACATGTAGCCTTTGTgcagcttttttttcttccttcttcaggaaagaaaaagacactaTGCACATGGTTACGTTTTCAGGCTCCTGAAACTGATCCCTCTGGAAGCTAATTAAAGATAAGCACAAGCGAAGTCGTCAGGTGTCTGTGAAATACCTTCAGTGCTTTGGAAGCAGTTAAGCCGCTTGAGAACAGGAACTTGGGATGAAGTGCTGCCCAGGCCACAAGTGTAATGCCAGCGCCCACAGGCTACGCTCCAACGCTGCCCCCTGCCTTTCCAGCTGTGCAGAGTCCCCGTCACACTGCCAGACAATTTCATCTCTAAACACCTGCTGTGGTAACACCTCTTTATCATTCTGACTCTGGTAAGAGTCGTGATTGAGAGAGCTTCTGCAGAAGGAATGGGGGGGTGTTGGTCCCTGCACGTCCCAGCTACCTCAAGGGAGAAGGGCCGCTGCACTCGTCTGGATGAAGCAGGAGGGTGGGTGGACCGAAGGCCATTGACTAGACCAAGATGGGAAGTGAGACGGTGCGTCTGTGTCACGGGAGAGCGGTAGTGAATAGTTCAGCAGCCAAGCAAACAGGTTGATTTAGGCTCCTGTTGGGGTAATGATggaagccagccagccagccttgACACGTCCATCCTTCCTGCTGCCGCTACCACCCTGCTCCCCTGAGGGAcagaacttcaccttgacctttcCCCTCTCCATCCAGCTATGAAGCTGCTCCCTCCGCTGTGGGAAGCCCCCAGGCAAGACGGCAGTGCTCAACTGGCCCCCCAGACCAGCTTGCAGAGCTCTCCCTCAGCGCGAAAGCAGTCAAACACAccaccatttcttccatgtttccAATGCCACCACCTAGGTAAGTGCGTTGTTGCCATTCGCTTTTATACTCACGAGTGAGAAATTTCAAACCAACACCCCGTGATTACAGTTTTGCAGTAGCAGGATCCAGATCACGTGAGCACGTTTGTGCCTGACAACAGGCTCGAACATCTTTCGCGACACGGTGTGTCCAAACAACGGAAGAGCACTCAACCAAACTTTGAGGCCAAGCGGTGGTGATGTCACTTTAAAATCACTCATCTCATGAGAGTAAAATCTCAAATACAACAAAGCCTTTATTTAAATAGGTTTGGCATTTTCAGTACTATTGAAAGACTTCTGACCAGTCTGCAGGGAGCCTACCTAGATGGTCACCTGAAATAGAGATGTCACCAGAAGTgtagtttttaattttgtaagtAATTTTCTTACCTGGCTCCATCAAACCTCGTTGGAAGGTGCTGCATCCCGTTCTGGGTCCATTTCTGGTTCATAAAGACCTTCTGGAACAGGAGGCTGGGGGCCACTAGATGATCTTATGGACCCTGAGCGCGCGGGTTTGACCTCCGTCTCCTGGGACGCAGGGTTTTCCCTGGACTCCTGCCCAGCACTGTCAGGGGCCAGCGCAAAGATCTCCACTTCAAGGTGCATAGATTTCTCAGAGCTCACTGCTTTGGTAGAGCCGTCTGCCTccacatggactgaggagtcaTACTTTGTACTCTCCAACTGCACAAATTTTGCGGAACCCACAGATTTTTCAGACCCGCCTGAGGCTGTCTTGCCTACTACAAGTATGGGACTGTGTGGTGGTGACTGCTCCTTGCTTTTAAGACGAGCAACATGATCAGAGAAGGGGATAACTATTTGTTCTGGTAACTGCTCAACATAAGTAACTCCTTCGATTACAGGCTCATCATTATAGATAGAGGCTATGTGCATGGTGGATGTCACCTCAATGTCAGCCTGCAAAGGGACCTCAGAAGCATGGTCACAAGCAGGAGGTTCTTGTTCACCCTGCAAGGGGAATGAGGAAGCCGTTGGTGATTCAGCCTTACTGCCCACACGTACATGGACAGATTGTTCGCTCACAACCTGCTCTGCTACCATCTTGCCAGAACACACACTAGGAGTGGCCACCGCGTTCTCTTCAGCAGCCTTCGAGCTCAGCATCTCCTCGAAAATACCAGGCATACTTGTTGCCACATCCACCATTAAAATTTCAGATTGATCAGAATGAACAGATGGAACATTACCTAACATCTGAGCAGCAAACTGGGCGGGGTCCGCAGGGACATAGGCAAACTCGGAAGCGACGGCCGCCGGCAACGGTGAGGACGGTGGGGTGGCGTTCTTAGGGCTGGTCGGTTTGGACGGGCCCCGGGGTGCTTCGCTTGCGTCCTCAGGCTCTGAGGCCAGGTCGGCCTGGACTGACGGGAACTGAGTGGTTTTGCTGCTGAACAGCAGCGCTGCTATGTTATCCTCCTCTGTGTCTGTCGATTTTTCCATCCGTTTAGGCTCTAGGGAAatggtagatgttttttctggctCTCTCACACATTCTGCTTTCTTCTCTTGTGCCGTTCCTTCTGACCATTTCTCCACTAAAAATGAAAGTCAAATGAGTTAATAAGTACACAGTCCtcaaaaaaggaattttaaaggaAGCATAGATTGAGCATACCAAAGTCATCATGTACACAACCTTCAAAGTTTTGTTTCACTCTCGAACATCTGTAACTTAAGTGTGGGCAGTGAAACTCCCCTGTCCTTATCTACTGAAGAGAAATAAGGGACTACTTAAGTAGCACAGTGACAAAAGCTAATAATCAGATACCACCTTCAGCTGGAGCATAAATCAGCTGAAAATATCCCTGAAAAAATCCCCTGATCCAAACTTCCACAGAAaactggggaaagaaaaaaacacttcatAACTTAAATGAAACACATGCTGTCATATTAAAAGGCATTCTTTAAGAAAACTGGGCTACTATAGCATATTTTTACATTAGAAAATGTCATGTATTCTTATCTAAACACGCTAGCACCTGCTGGCAAGGTGGGCTGATGCAGCCGAAGCACTGACCCTGACAAGAGCAGCAGAAAGAGTTCTGGAAGTGGGCCTCAGCAAGTCCTTGGAAGGGAAGAAGATAACCATGGCTCACAAGGTCAAGTCAACTGATGCCATACAGAAACTCCCAGAGCTGGAAAACTGCTGTAAAGTCATTTTTTGGACTCAACATTGTGCTTGTTACTCACGTTTGTCTAACCACCTGAGTCATGACTCAAACGTTTTCATATCTGCCCACTTAGGATTACCTCTTTGGGGAAGCATCTCCCTAATGTCATTAAATCAGCAAGGAAAGTTAAATTTGCCTCGGGAGATCATATTTGCTTCAAGTCAAAAATCTGGAAACGTGTCTTCATGGTAAAGAAACCGGTGCTTGGGGTTTAAGTCCTGGCCCTGACAGTGTTCTCCCCCAGCCCCTTCTCCTACACTCTTGCTCTTCCCCCTGGGGGCAGCCTGCTGTTTCCCCCTGCAGGGACTCGCTGACCTAGGTGGTCCTTTCTCACTGTTCCTGTGGGTCATCCATGGCATCTGATCTCTGCTTTCTATCTGTGGTCAGTCTTGAGCCAATGTTTCTGCCTCTCCAGTGCTAGGAAGGAGCCCTCTATTTGATGTTGACACAGGACTCCTCTCTGGCCTTCTACCTTGCTTCCATCTTTCACAAAGGGCCTATGAGTGTGAACTTCCTGTGTCTGGAGTCCCAGATTCCTCCAGCCAGACACCCGAGCCCACCCTTAGGGCAAAGGCAAGGTCAGGACACCCACTGCTAAAGGAACTTGAGGCCTGTAGTACAGTGAAGGTAGGAGAGCCACCATGAAACCCAAGCCCACTCCTCTCTAGACTCACCTGCCCACTGTATGCCAGCAACTCTCTTTTCCCTCATGGGGACTTCCAATCCCAAAGCTGGCAGTCATTTATTTACCATGAGCATTCTCAGGAACACAACCAGCTTTGAGACTGGATCACTGAAGTCCATAGATTGCCTGCATGGGACCCATCTGAGATGTCACTTAGAGGAATTCAGCAACTGTGAGAAGGCCATGTGCCCTTTTAAAACAGGCTTATCATTCCTGAAAAATCTAAGAGACTAATCCTTATGCTTCTTATTTTTGCCTTTGGAAGTCCCCTATTAATCACCATTCCAGAAAGGTAAGTGTTGGTAGCtcacagtcttgtctgactctttgtgaccatatggactgtagcccactgggctcctctgtccatggaattctccaggcaagaatattggagtgggaaagGTAAAGCATTATATAATTATGAATCATAACAAACTCAGAATTTATGACATTGCTGCCTTCCCTACAACTTCTCATAGTAAAAAGGTATATGAGAAAGTCTGGATCTTAGTCCTAACTGAATAGATTTAATGGCCAAGCCAATGGTTCTGAGCTTCAGCCTCCTAGTCTGTAAGATCTTGAGTCTTTGTAGAAATTAAATGGAATTATTCACCTAAAAGTTACtctataaagtgaagtcgctcagtcgtgtccgactctttgtgaccccatggactgtagcctaccaagctcctctgtcagtggaattttccaggcaatagtactggagtggattgccatttccttctccaggggatcttcccgacccagggattgaacccgggtctcccgcattgtagacagacgcttaaccatctgagccaaataAATCACATATAAATGGGGAAGGAATAAATCAACACCTAGTTAAAAAGTTTTGAAATGTGACATCAAATTTTAAATCAGCTTTGATTAAAATTAGTTGGCTATTTCTTAATCTGGTGATAAGATGCAGGATGTTTTTCCCCATTAtactatatgtctatatatatacacacagacacatatgtcACATTTCATCACATTGAGATCAAATGCCTTAAGCTATAATAATGGTTTTGAAATGTAAAGCACTAGATTAACCACTGGGTTTGGTTTAGAATACATAAGAGAATgtaacaaatatatacatatgagttatcatatatatatatataacttaaattTACATTGAGTTTGTTTATCTACAAAAGGTAAAACATTCTCTCTAATGTTTTAAAGGTCTGTTTAACAGTTCCAAAGATTGCTGACTTGTAACCTTAGCTTTTGTCTGTCTGAGAatgtattctttcattttaaaggaTGTATTCactgcatatatatattcattctagGTTGGCAGCTTTCGCTTTCAGCACTTTAGAGATGTCATTTCATTGTCTTGGCTTCTGTGGTTTCTGTCAAGAAATCAGCTATTTGTCCGATTATTCTCCTGAAAGTAATACGCCTCTTTATCCTTCCTGTTCTCATGATTTTGTCTCTTTCAGCAATTTGACCATGCTGTACTGAGGTGTGGTTTTCTTTGTACTTATTCTGCTGTGGGCTCAAACTTCTTAAATCTGTAAGTTGATGTCCTTCAGTCAGCCTTAGATAATTCTCGGCCACTTTTTCATCTACTCTCTTTTCTCCTCGACTCTAGTTACATATTTTTCCCTCCTTTTGATCATGTCCCACACATATCTTACACTCTGtcctcttatttttcttcttgcttcAATTTGGGTATTTTCTACTACCCTGTTTTTTAGTTCCTAATTTTGTCTTCTGCTAGTAAagctatttaataaaaatttaatttgaagTTACAGAATAACCATTTGTTGTTTTTAGAGCCTTACTCTGTTGACGTTCTCCAGCTTTTCATCCATGCTTTCTATCTTTTAATTACTTTCTTCTAAAGGGTTTGTTGAGCTTGTTCTAATATGGCAAATATGATCCTCCTGagacttcattttatattttgtcaAAGTAGGTATATTACACTTTGTTCTTACTCCTAGCACGTTGTCCTTATTCCCAGGCTGCGATGTTCCTGGGGTCTCAACTGAATTGCCAGTTTCCAGAAGTCTCTTCATTTAGGCTGAGTCCAAACTCCAAAGCCTCCCCACAACACTGTACCACTTGTGAAAACCCTACTTAGCTTTCAGTCTTCCAGCAGCTCTTCTCTGCTAAGCCTTCTCAAACCTTGGAGTCCACACATGAGCACCTTAGGAGTTGGCAAAATAACCAAAGAAAGTATCTTTGCAGACTTTTGGGAAACCCTTCTCCGCAAATGCCTCCTCTCTAGTGCTGTCACCTAGATCCCAGCCCCGTCAGTAGCCCCAAACTCTGctgctgttttctcttcctgGAGTTACTTCCAGTCTCTGCTTAGTCTCTTTTCTTGCACACGAATTTGAAAAATGCTACCATGGTGAATATGGGGCTCAAGTTCTGTGAACTTTTGTGGTTGAGCTCTGGCTCTGACCCACACGTTGTGTTTTTCTGCTGCCTCCTAGTTACCTAGGTAGAAGCGTAACGCATACTACCTGGGTGCTCATCTCTGACTCCACTGTATTTCTACTCACGCTTCTACTTTCTGGAAAGGGTGGTCTGTGTGCTTAATTCACTGAAGGACTAAGATATTCTGCATAATTTGGTTGTCTTCTTTAGCAATTAAGGACTAGTTGACAGTATTTTAGTCCCAGCTTGGACATTTTGCACTTAGCTCTCTGCCAGGTTGAGTCACTTCACTTTTCCCATCTGGATTACTTGCTGGTCAGGACTCTGAGACATCTAAACACATTTGGACCCACCAAAAGCCAGACAGACCATAggaaacaaatattttcccaGGCCTATCTGAGAAAGACACTCCAGTATTTCTAATCCAGTGCATCACATGCAGTTAGTTTATTCAGCCAATATTTCCTGAAGGTCTGATCATGACAGTGATAGTGTAGGATTTGAATGTAGCATGTGATGTGCTAAATGCAGCACCATGCTACCAGTGAGCTCCTGAGGAGCGCGCATTCTTCTAGGCAGCACAAGAATGCAGAGGACAAGCCACCTGCTTGGGTCTTAGGGAATTCTGATGAGAAATTCTACCTACCTTCCTTATCACCAGTTTCAGCCTCAGCTAGCACTTTTCATGCACCACAATCCCACTGTCAAGAAGGACTTTCTATTTCCCTCTCCTGTGCCGCAGGAAATGGCCTTTGAGCCTGTCTTTTTCCGTGCCTCCTCTATGGTTTATCTAAAGTAAAAACTTGATTCTGGTAACATTAGGTCTTGAAAATTCCAAGAAAATCTCTCAACAAAAACAGGCTCTTCTACAACTCCAAAGTGTTACCCTTTTTATTATGAACCGAGTAATGGATTCTTTGCTGCAGACTCTATTGCCTTTTCCCTAAAGCAAATTAATGCTTCAATGGGTAGAGATCAACAAAGCAAATAGGAAAAAATTTATCTTTTAGAAATATACCTACAACACTGAAGAGTTGGGATTGATAGGGAGCTATCAAAGTGTCTGGCCAGCAGAGTCAGATGCTTAGCTTGTAAGGCCCAGGGTGGTCTTGCTTCTCATACTGACCTCTCCTTGTGTTCCTGACCTCATCTGGTTTGCTGTCCTGGCTTGCATGGTTTTCCTTATCTGCTTCTCAGCCCAGCGTTCTCCTCTCTTAATCCTGACCCTGTATTTCTGTCCCTAGTCTTGACAATCTGACCCCAGTTCTCAACTATACCCTTTTTCTTAGTGATTTATTTGCCATCTTTAgcatagctgctgctaagtcgcttcagtcgtgtcagactctgtgcaaccccatagatggcagcccaccaggctcccccgtccctgggagtctccaggcaagaacactggagtgggttgccattgccttctccagtgcaggaaagtgaaaagtgaaagtgaagtcactcagtcgtgtccaactcttagcgaccccacggactgcagcccaccagactcctccgtccatgggattttccaggcaagagtactggagtggggtgccattgccttctccgttctttAGTATAGACTACTCCCCAAATACTTAATCTTCCCACAGCATTAAAGCATGAAGGACCTAAGCCCCACTCCCAACAACATCGCCAGATAATCATTCCAGTTTTTT
Coding sequences within it:
- the CABYR gene encoding calcium-binding tyrosine phosphorylation-regulated protein isoform X2 — its product is MISSKPRLVVPYGLKTLLEGVSRAILKTNPPNITQFAAVYFRELILFREGHSCLDIKDLVKQFHQIKVEKWSEGTAQEKKAECVREPEKTSTISLEPKRMEKSTDTEEDNIAALLFSSKTTQFPSVQADLASEPEDASEAPRGPSKPTSPKNATPPSSPLPAAVASEFAYVPADPAQFAAQMLAIAASEAGQPPPYSNMWTLYCLTDMNQQGHPSPPPAPGPFPQATLYLSNPKDPQFLQHPPKVTSPTYVMMDDSKKTSAPPFILVGSNVQEAQDWKPVPGHAVVSQSEAVKRYAAVQVPIALPADQRFPKHVPAPQNASPPPSGQDVPRPKSPVFLSVAFPVEDVAKKGSGSGDKRSPFGSYGIAGEITVTTAHVRRAET
- the CABYR gene encoding calcium-binding tyrosine phosphorylation-regulated protein isoform X1 is translated as MISSKPRLVVPYGLKTLLEGVSRAILKTNPPNITQFAAVYFRELILFREGHSCLDIKDLVKQFHQIKVEKWSEGTAQEKKAECVREPEKTSTISLEPKRMEKSTDTEEDNIAALLFSSKTTQFPSVQADLASEPEDASEAPRGPSKPTSPKNATPPSSPLPAAVASEFAYVPADPAQFAAQMLGNVPSVHSDQSEILMVDVATSMPGIFEEMLSSKAAEENAVATPSVCSGKMVAEQVVSEQSVHVRVGSKAESPTASSFPLQGEQEPPACDHASEVPLQADIEVTSTMHIASIYNDEPVIEGVTYVEQLPEQIVIPFSDHVARLKSKEQSPPHSPILVVGKTASGGSEKSVGSAKFVQLESTKYDSSVHVEADGSTKAVSSEKSMHLEVEIFALAPDSAGQESRENPASQETEVKPARSGSIRSSSGPQPPVPEGLYEPEMDPERDAAPSNEV
- the CABYR gene encoding calcium-binding tyrosine phosphorylation-regulated protein isoform X3, which produces MEKSTDTEEDNIAALLFSSKTTQFPSVQADLASEPEDASEAPRGPSKPTSPKNATPPSSPLPAAVASEFAYVPADPAQFAAQMLGNVPSVHSDQSEILMVDVATSMPGIFEEMLSSKAAEENAVATPSVCSGKMVAEQVVSEQSVHVRVGSKAESPTASSFPLQGEQEPPACDHASEVPLQADIEVTSTMHIASIYNDEPVIEGVTYVEQLPEQIVIPFSDHVARLKSKEQSPPHSPILVVGKTASGGSEKSVGSAKFVQLESTKYDSSVHVEADGSTKAVSSEKSMHLEVEIFALAPDSAGQESRENPASQETEVKPARSGSIRSSSGPQPPVPEGLYEPEMDPERDAAPSNEV